Proteins encoded in a region of the Strix uralensis isolate ZFMK-TIS-50842 chromosome Z, bStrUra1, whole genome shotgun sequence genome:
- the RXFP3 gene encoding relaxin-3 receptor 1 — protein sequence MDEPCERGACSPAAGMKERADWEHWDAPLSSLEGAQMGNRSNVSLLQLFKNINLERADGMQGDSSDVVRIVISLVYSVVCALGLVGNLLVLYLMKTKQGWRKSSINLFVTSLAVTDFQFVLTLPFWAVENALDFNWLFGKAMCKIVSYVTAMNMYASVFFLTAMSVARYRSVASALKNQRRGDPLRGCCSAKWLCALIWLLAILASLPHAIFSTTATVFDDVLCLVKFPEGRGNNAQFWLGLYHIQKVLLGFVVPLAVISLCYLLLVRFISDKHVGSTRSSSSTKRRSKVTKSVSIVVLSFFLCWLPNQALTTWGILIKLNVVHFSTEYFLSQVYLFPISVCLAHSNSCLNPIFYCLMRREFRKALKSLLWRITSPSLTTMRPFTDTTKPEQEEQALHALVPVHPVTASFPAATVQPEVAYYPPGVVMYSSRYDLLPASSTEQHC from the coding sequence ATGGACGAGCCCTGCGAGCGCGGTGCCTGCTCGCCAGCCGCCGGCATGAAGGAAAGAGCcgactgggagcactgggacgcGCCGCTGAGTTCCCTGGAGGGCGCCCAGATGGGCAACAGGAGCAACGTGTCCTTACTGCAGCTCTTCAAGAACATCAACCTGGAAAGAGCCGACGGGATGCAGGGGGACAGCTCCGACGTGGTGCGGATTGTCATCTCGCTGGTGTACTCCGTGGTGTGCGCACTGGGGCTGGTGGGCAACCTGCTGGTGCTCTACCTGATGAAAACCAAACAAGGCTGGAGAAAGTCCTCCATCAACCTCTTTGTGACCAGTCTGGCAGTGACTGACTTCCAGTTTGTGCTGACCTTGCCGTTCTGGGCGGTGGAGAATGCGCTGGACTTCAACTGGCTCTTTGGCAAGGCAATGTGTAAGATTGTCTCGTATGTGACGGCCATGAATATGTATGCTAGTGtcttcttcctcactgccatGAGTGTGGCTCGATACCGCTCTGTGGCTTCAGCCTTGAAGAATCAGCGGCGAGGTGACCCACTGcggggctgctgctctgccaagTGGCTCTGTGCACTCATCTGGCTGTTAGCTATCCTGGCTTCCCTGCCCCATGCCATTTTTTCCACCACTGCCACCGTCTTTGATGATGTGCTCTGCCTTGTCAAGTTCCCCGAGGGCCGAGGCAACAATGCCCAGTTTTGGCTGGGTCTGTACCACATCCAGAAGGTGCTGCTGGGCTTCGTAGTGCCGCTGGCCGTCATCAGCCTCTGCTACTTGCTCCTGGTACGCTTCATCAGTGACAAGCATGTTGGCAGCAcccgcagcagctccagcaccaaGCGCCGCTCCAAAGTGACTAAGTCAGTGTCCATCGTGGTGTTGTCTTTCTTCTTGTGCTGGCTGCCTAACCAAGCGCTCACAACCTGGGGCATTCTCATCAAACTCAACGTGGTGCACTTCAGTACTGAGTACTTCCTCTCCCAGGTGTACCTCTTCCCCATCAGTGTGTGCCTGGCACACTCCAACAGCTGCCTCAATCCCATCTTCTACTGCCTCATGCGCAGGGAGTTTCGCAAGGCACTGAAGAGCCTCCTCTGGAGGATCACCTCACCTTCCCTCACCACCATGCGCCCTTTCACCGACACCACAAAGCCCGAGCAGGAGGAGCAGGCCCTGCATGCCTTGGTGCCTGTCCACCCCGTCACTGCTTCTTTCCCTGCTGCAACCGTCCAGCCGGAGGTGGCCTACTACCCCCCCGGGGTGGTGATGTACAGCAGCCGCTATGATCTGCTGCCTGCTAGCTCCACGGAGCAGCACTGCTGA